The DNA region tcGAAAATGTATCGAAATCACAACTCTTGACTTAGTATCcggatcgaaacaataattttggtatcgtgacgcGTGCTGGACACACTTTTGGTCacccccgacagaatctcactccaaggttttttgaaaagttggcagctctgcatTACAGTAGtaaaatatattgccccctcacattacagtagtgaatatattgccccctcacattaaaGTAGCGAGTCAGTCAAATATATTGcaccctccccctttctttcccccccttGTGAAGCACTGAACATTAGTTTTATGTCCTGTGAACAATAATGACTTGTTTTGTCATTCTTAAACAGATGAGGACCTGAGGAGAGTTATAAAGAATCACAAAGCCAGtctgaagaggaggtttgagaacatctctgaaggcatcatcaaaccaggagctgagatactcctcaataagatctacacagagctctacataacaggaggggagagtgaaggggttaataaggaacatgaggtttggcaggtagagtcagcatcCAGATCTCAATCCACAGAAGACACGCCAATCAACTGTAatgacatcttcaagcccttacctggacTGGAGAAGCACATCAGAAATGTGATGACCAAAGGTGTTGCTGGtattggaaaaacagtctcagTGCAAAAGTTCATTCTTGATTGGACAGATGGGGTAGCCAATCAGGACATAGATTTTATGTTTCCCATTTCtttccgtgagctgaatttggtcAAAGTTGATCAGTATAGTCTTAAcaggctcctgcttgacttccaccctgagctgAAGGAGCTGAATGATGGTGAAGGATATAAAGACTGTCAGGTTGTGTTCATCTTCGATGGTTTGGATGAGAGTCGGTTGACTCTGGATCTGGAACAGAACAGTGAGTTGTCTGATGTGAAAGaaacatcatcagtggatgtTCTGATGGCGAGCCTGattcagggaactctgcttccctctgcactCATCTGGATAACTTCAAGACCAGCTGCAGCCAGTCAGATTCCTGATCAGTTCATCGACCAGGTAACAGAAATACGAGGATTCAgtgacccacagaaggaagaaTACTTCAAGAAGAGAATCAGAGATGAGAGTCAGGCCAACAGAGTCATCTCACACATTAAGACATCCAGGAGTCTCCATGTTATGTGCCATATTCCAGTCTTTTGTTGGATTGCAGCTACTGTACTTCAGCAGATGCTGGAAAGGAAAAACATCAACGACATTCCCAAAAcgctgactgagatgttcatacacttctTGCTCATCCAAACCACAAGAAAGGATCAGAAGTATCAGAGTCAATCTGAAACAGCTACAAATACACTTCTGCAATCTCAGAGGATCATTTTACTGAAGCTGGCAGAACTGGCTTTCAAGAATCTAGAGAATGACAACCTCATGTTTTATGAGGAAGATCTGAGAGAGTGTGGACTTGATGTCAATGAAGTCTCGGTGTACTCTGGTATGTGCACAGAGATTTTCAAGACAGAAACTGTGGAATCTCAAAAGAagaaggtctactgctttgtgcatctaagtgtccaggagtttctggcagctgtgtttgtgtttcactcaTTTTTGGCTAAGAACCATGAGGCATTGAAATCCCTCTTCAGTGATGAGCATAGAAATGAACTCAATCCATCAATGTCATATTCTTTTCAATCGGCACTACGATTAAAACCTCAAGACAACTTACATGTTTTACTTAAGAGTGCAGTTGATAAGGCTTTAGAGAGCCAGAACGGACATCTGGATCTCTTCCTTCGCTTTCTTATGGGCATTTCTGTGGAGAAAAATCACAAACTTCTGCAAGGTCtactgagcaacacacacaacagctccaATAGTGTCAAGGAAATAAGTCAGTACATGAAGAAGCTCAACAGAGAAGGTCTCTCTCCTGAACGATGCATCAATCTTTTccactgcttatttgaaatgaatgatgatTCCATGCACAAAGAAATTCAGACATTCTTGTCTTCACCAATGAACATCAAACAGAAGTTATCTCCTgcccactgttcagcactggcccacatgcttctgatgtctgaggaggtgctggatgagattgacctgaagaaatacaacacatcaGATGAGGGACGCAGGAGACTGATCCCAGCTGTGAGGTGCTGCAGAAAGGCACAGTGAGTTTCTGATGGAGAgactgcagtgtttcccacacatagactaatttgtggcgatgcgccacagattcagcaccgatCGCCACATTTTGTGATTTGttattcattgttttttttaatgctattgaaaaacacacagcattcgttaagctgaatctcctttccctgctctccctctctgtcactcacgcgtctcttacacacacacacagcccctccccctccctgcacACCGCgcctgtctccatgaaaaccaaacaacgagatcatccctggaagcgtggtcgtattgatgcacctgacgctggtCAGGtggaagcataaagttcttccgcaacgtgcgtgcaactttaccaaacagtatagaagtaaactcattctcctttgCCCGCTCtcatgcgcgctcaatggaaatCCGCctctcgacatgcacatttaatccaaataaaacgttcacaatcgtgaacgcaatgacgcacagaagacgactagctaaattattgttaattccggttagcatcattagtaggctatgctgcacacatttgattaaaacttttgATTAAAACATTAAgtatgataagctagccaactatgctactttgtttacaatattttgaggcttcaaccagacagctgaatttgtgtggtggtcgcctccagtcagaCATGGGGCAACCACCACACATTGTCTTCTAAGGGACTGTACGATATTTACCAGGGGGGGAGGgcctgttgtcaggggggggaGGGCCTAAGAGAAATTATTTAGCCTTAGGGGAGGGCCTAGGATAATTTTTTTGCCCTATGGGGAGGGCAGAGGAAAAATTATTTTCCCTGATCCATGATATTTCTTTCCCTAATTAATGATCCGTTTTCGATATTTTAAAAGGTTTGTAGGCCAAAACATGATTCACGTCTCTTTGATAAGAGTGAGCGAGTCCCAAAAGTCTGCCAGGACGCAGAAGGTCATGGGCGGATCTAACAAGCAACCGAATAAAGGAcgcatcagttaacttcatctATACTGACTGAGGGCCTGCCCTGACATAACAGTGTAGTTATAGATAAATGTAGACAAATAAGTTATATgtcacactgtattgtgtaataaagaatgaatgaaatcgCGGCCGCCGAGCGCGCAACCGACGCGGTGCACGACACTTGTTTAACAACGCACAGCTTCGcaaatcacacaaacaccccccaaaGTTCAAGCATCTGAATCAAACAGTCCAAAAATAAAAGTGGGATCTCCTGGAAAAGAACCAagatgggtaacactttataataagggtacatgaattctcatgaactaatgcatgaattaatgcatgaattacacattatttaatccattaatatatcatgaatcattatgacttaacatgaattcactgattgtcattaatgaatgaatacataaataactcatcatcttaagcattaagtacggttggcacatcatcatgaatcatgattaattaagcatgatcatgatgactttttgtcagacaaaattttggacatcactgtcatggagaaaaaagaaaagtaattacacatgaattcatgttaactaaatgtcatgaattaccatgagttaattcattaactcatgcattaattatacatgaaaatctcattaataaacatgaattaatagtatgtcattaatgacatcaggtatggacaacaaattcatcttgagcattaggtacagtgggtaaatgattatgaataatgatcaattacacatgattatggtgatttctaggtttttgaaatgtgctccaagggctaagtaaactatacattaactcatcatgaactaattaaggccattttcagagaatattaaagaatccacatcgttcaaatataggcatgtcctcattagctaaccattatcttttcatttgttaatcatgtctgtggcccctcagataaagtgatgaacaggtgttgctttaaatgcatgaagtttgaagtcaggcaaaaatggtcaatttacatttattaatgatgaattactcatgaattcatcatgtttgtggcccctcacctaagGACCAACATCGCAACTAACATCGATCAGTGATGTCcaagattttgtctgacaaaaagtcatcatgatcatgcttaattaaccatgattcatgatgatgtgccaaccgtacttaatgcttaagatgatgagttatttatgtattaattcattaatgacaatcagtgaattcatgttaagtcataatgattcatgattatattaatggattaactaatgtgtaattcatgcattaattcatgcattagttcatgagaattcatgtacccttattgtaaagtgttaccaagatGTTTAGCTTACAGTCTGTTGAGATGCCGCTCtgacacgtacagtatgtgaaaaggAATCTCACATACGCGTACGTTACAAAAAgaggtataggcctactgtacttgcTGTAATCCAATGAATAGAGAAGGGTAATCCACAGGGGAAAGGGTCACAGTAGATTCAGCATGCAAGGCCTCTAACGCATGTTACTTCATTCGCCAGCCAGCTTCACACGGATAACAAATGGGGGGCAAGCCCTCTCCCCGCGCATCCATTTAAACTACAGTAAGGGCAATACCAGTCACTCCTGCCCAAAACGCATTCAACAGTCAGC from Sardina pilchardus chromosome 1, fSarPil1.1, whole genome shotgun sequence includes:
- the LOC134077355 gene encoding NACHT, LRR and PYD domains-containing protein 12-like translates to MYLSGSAKMKACRCGFVFTKVFLNRSDMNIRDSHAASARMSDSSDQEREQAAGLRPEDVLLRWMTFKEDKKVDDSSKLTHSDDNDLRADLTKDLGPRRHLHTGHTPGRQLDEDLRRVIKNHKASLKRRFENISEGIIKPGAEILLNKIYTELYITGGESEGVNKEHEVWQVESASRSQSTEDTPINCNDIFKPLPGLEKHIRNVMTKGVAGIGKTVSVQKFILDWTDGVANQDIDFMFPISFRELNLVKVDQYSLNRLLLDFHPELKELNDGEGYKDCQVVFIFDGLDESRLTLDLEQNSELSDVKETSSVDVLMASLIQGTLLPSALIWITSRPAAASQIPDQFIDQVTEIRGFSDPQKEEYFKKRIRDESQANRVISHIKTSRSLHVMCHIPVFCWIAATVLQQMLERKNINDIPKTLTEMFIHFLLIQTTRKDQKYQSQSETATNTLLQSQRIILLKLAELAFKNLENDNLMFYEEDLRECGLDVNEVSVYSGMCTEIFKTETVESQKKKVYCFVHLSVQEFLAAVFVFHSFLAKNHEALKSLFSDEHRNELNPSMSYSFQSALRLKPQDNLHVLLKSAVDKALESQNGHLDLFLRFLMGISVEKNHKLLQGLLSNTHNSSNSVKEISQYMKKLNREGLSPERCINLFHCLFEMNDDSMHKEIQTFLSSPMNIKQKLSPAHCSALAHMLLMSEEVLDEIDLKKYNTSDEGRRRLIPAVRCCRKAQLAECKLSEKSCGIVAAALQSPNSLIELDLSHNDLGDSGVQLLSKGLSSPHCSLIELDLSHNDLGDSGVHLLSKGLSSPNCKLQTLRLAECKLSKKSCGIVAAVLQSPNSLIELDLSHNDLGDSGDQLLSMGLSSPHCNLQTVRLAGCKLSEKSCGIVAAVLQSPNSLIELDLSHNDLGDSGVHLLSKGLSNPHCKLQTLRCADCKLTDKSCEIVTSVLQSPNSLLQLDLNHNDLGDSGVQLLSKGLFISCEFTLDPNTAHRELLLSEGNRKVTGVREKQLYLDHPDRFTSYEQVLSREPLTGRCYWECEWSGDIVEVGVAYKNISRSDDTKKSAKAWSLVCTSDKYSACHNGNETVLPVPPAGSRRVGVYVEREVGTLSFYRVSSDTLTHLHTFTTTSTSEPLHAAFFVGTDSSVSLM